Proteins encoded by one window of Eremothecium cymbalariae DBVPG#7215 chromosome 1, complete sequence:
- the PBN1 gene encoding Pbn1p (similar to Ashbya gossypii AFR733W), which produces MKVRKTVLFKSAELWAEQADRNETHITVRGTGAGGELVQSRTRYVRSEGGNTTGNVVRITWNHLNSDTASEISPQLLNGFNIYVSGDEMGSVPSYYVTTPLQRTFHSAKFELDAVRSWLGEGYSFIMESLKWSECDYDLIMDKELRVDEYCTLAANQTISFSSLDYASSDKNVDNNDFKLEGGLFYPEISDLEDVHLSGVRCSWLEDGSGLIDTCEKTYLFYEIAHSKEAREHVPIVLEETTGMHPTVNIDLSASTAHEPKCKYYAFINLPVEIFVDKFQQPPTLLFGEDDLEQPSYKLDTWGSEVVYTLVPGKVNTIKLHSRYVSPEKGGGQNTVFIYPYVFEACDTDSINVSANPFYSKNLGFEVYFTPDTKFNHLNNTKIPVSIPRANTESFSLIQYTTVICLIGSILYLFLVLFKKPYHN; this is translated from the coding sequence ATGAAGGTCCGGAAGACAGTTTTGTTCAAATCTGCGGAACTTTGGGCTGAACAGGCAGATCGCAATGAAACGCATATCACGGTACGTGGTACGGGGGCTGGAGGGGAGTTAGTGCAATCGAGAACAAGATATGTGAGGTCAGAGGGGGGTAATACGACGGGCAATGTGGTAAGGATTACGTGGAATCACTTAAACAGCGATACTGCTAGCGAAATATCACCTCAGCTACTTAATGGATTCAACATCTATGTAAGCGGTGACGAAATGGGCTCAGTGCCTTCTTATTACGTTACCACGCCTTTACAGAGAACATTTCATTCTGCGAAGTTTGAACTGGATGCTGTGAGATCATGGTTGGGGGAAGGATATTCGTTCATAATGGAGTCCTTAAAGTGGTCCGAGTGTGATTACGATCTAATCATGGACAAGGAGTTAAGAGTGGACGAGTACTGTACTTTGGCTGCGAATCAGActatatctttttcttctttagatTATGCAAGCAGCGATAAAAATGTGGACAACAATGATTTTAAGTTGGAGGGTGGACTCTTCTATCCTGAAATATCTGACTTGGAAGATGTACACTTATCAGGGGTTCGCTGCTCCTGGCTAGAAGACGGTTCAGGTCTGATAGATACTTGTGAGAAGACCTATCTTTTTTACGAAATTGCCCATTCGAAAGAGGCTCGAGAGCATGTTCCTATTGTCCTAGAGGAAACAACTGGCATGCATCCAACAGTAAATATTGATTTGTCTGCTTCTACGGCACATGAACCCAAGTGCAAGTATTATGCTTTTATCAATTTGCCTGtggaaatatttgttgaCAAATTTCAACAACCACCAACTCTACTATTTGGGGAAGATGATCTAGAACAGCCAAGTTATAAATTGGACACTTGGGGCTCTGAGGTTGTTTATACACTGGTCCCTGGAAAAGTTAATACAATCAAGTTACACTCAAGGTACGTCTCACCAGAAAAAGGGGGTGGCCAGAACACTGTTTTTATATACCCCTATGTGTTCGAGGCTTGTGATACGGACTCTATTAATGTTTCAGCAAATCCATTctattcaaagaatttggGGTTTGAGGTGTATTTTACCCCAGACACAAAGTTTAATCACCTGAATAATACCAAAATTCCTGTCTCTATCCCAAGAGCAAATACGgaatcattttcattaattcaGTATACAACGGTAATTTGCCTAATTGGTTCCATcttgtatttgtttttggtccttttcaaaaaaccTTATCATAACTAG